In the genome of Candoia aspera isolate rCanAsp1 chromosome 4, rCanAsp1.hap2, whole genome shotgun sequence, the window GCCCTGGGGGTGAGGGTAAGGAGGATGTAGTATCATCCTAGCTCTAGAAGAAACTACGACATTTCTTGGAGAGCCTACTAGAACAGCTAGAAAAACATGGAAAAGAGACTGGTAAAGTGAACCCTTTGATTTTTGTATGGTACTGTATTTCAGCTTTTCTAATTTCAAACATCAAAGCAAAAATGTGaatggaaataataaatatattcatttaatcTCATTATTGCTTAGATAATTTAAACTGGTGAAAATCTTTCATGGGACTATGTACTCAAAGAATGGAAAGGGAGCCTGCCTGTTTAAGATGACACTTCCATTGTGATTGCCATGAAACAGGctgtgtgttttttgttttttttgactGTACGTTCAGTTATGGGAATGCTTTAAAAATCCTAATCTGTATTCTGGAGTTAGATGATCAAAGAACAAAGCTGTACATTTCTGCCCACTGATTTTTAACTTATGTTTAATTCTCTCTATTTAAAGACATGTCTACTGAAGTTAAAAGTAGCCAGTTTCTTCACCATACCAACTGGCTAAATAAATCTGCTTGTAAGATAATTTGTAATTTAACCTGATATAATTTTGTAATACTTTCATATTCAAGACGGTGTCTGATTATCTTATATTGTATTTGAAGTTAGCAGAAGACAATACCATGAAATTGGAAAGAAACAGCTGGAATTGTGGAGGTAGAGAACTGGATATTCTGATACTATAATTTCATCAAAACCATGTCGCATTCAGATATGATGCAAAGCCTCATATCTGAAAATTCATTACAAGATATGTTTTACAAGACTGATAATAGCACACAGTATAGGAAATtaagcatcatcttctcagtcaTCTATCATAGAGTTAGCAGTCAACAGACAGGAAAGGGTTAACATCACCTCTTCTACCTAGAAAGCAGGTCTTAAGACCTCTTGTCCCAAGGAGGAAACCCCTCCTTTCAATCTTCAGCTCTGCCTGTTAGAAGAAGCAATGTCTTTTCTCTCAGCTCCATCTTATGAGCTCCAGCAAACAAGTAAAGGATCAGTACACAGAAAACGGGCCATAGCTGAGAGACTACTTGACAGCTGAGGATTGGAGACCACCAGCCCCCTCAAGGAGAAATGGGGAATAACAGCTTCCAGAAGCACTGGATCAGAGTAAAGGAGGCAAGTGGCAGGGCTGGCACCGAGCCTACTACAATGCAGCCAGTGTTTTTCTTGGAGGCCCTCTGGCAGCCTCTCTCTTCTGATGGACTAGGCTCCCGGTGATATCAGCTGAAGCAATCTTCCAGTGGCCTGATCAAACACCAGGTGACACCAATAGCAGTGTCGCCCCTGTAACCAGACCAGCACTAGCAATGTAACTTATGGCAGCCTTCCAATGACCAGGAATGTTACAGAGGCTAAAAAAATCTTCTGTACAACATTCAAGCCTTCAGGGTACAGCAAGTAGCAGGCCTTAGAAATCCCCTTTCTCTCCATTGTTAGAATGTTAACAGAACTGGGAGCACCAGGCTAGACTGTGGGGGAATTTTCTGAGCATGGGAACCAAAATGGATActtccaaaatatttcagaacaaaaatgaacatttttgtgGTATTAAATAAGCAATTAGCATCCTCCCAATAAACCAAGACTCAGAAAGAGGACTGATGGCAATAGGAAGGCTCCACTATAACATACTCAGTGATAAATGAGGTTCAAGGTATACATATCCACTTCCTTACGTGCTGaaacatcatttccttttctttgtaatAAAGCTGCATACTCTGAGtctgtgagaatcttgctttcttgGTTGTGAACTGCTCTAAGGGGCTTAACGTATATGTTCGAGGATGGAGCCATGAGCTGGCCTAGGCAGGCCCAGCAATGGTAGCTCAGGATCCTGAGGAAAAATAGACTCCTGCTGGGTCCAGTCTACCCATACAGAACATGGGAGCTCAATCCCTGCTCAACCTTAAGTGGAAGTCTCCGGAGctgaattataattaataataggGGAAAAGAAGCCATTCCAGAGCAACAGGGAAGATAGAAGAACCTTCATCCTTATTCCCAGAAGCTCACCTAGCAAATCCTACTCTTTTCCAACTTCTGCTTACTCAAAATCCTTTTTGTGCCTatgtgaaaatgaaaaaagagaaaaacaagatacGCTAAGAGCCATGAGCAGAAAGCAAATGGACACAGGGTATATgtcagagacagacagacagacagactgaaatGTAAGAGCACCTCATCCTTGGGCTTTTCAGCATTCAGCATAttaagaagggtttttttttaaactaagtttATTGCACTAAAAATATACAGAGAAAACAAGATACGAAGCATTATACAATTATACTAATTCCTATCATCATCTCCTGCAAGGAAGTATGTGAGACATCTGAACCCTATTCTTGATGGGATTCAGATTCAGATGAACTTTCAGGTGATGGTTTTGTGTAATCCACGCTTTCACAGTAGAGGCTGTTTAATACTGACTTATTTCCAGCGACATTTAACATGTCAGCTAAGATGCTCAGTCTGGAGGTAGGCCTCAGCAGCCCTACTATCAGTGACCATAAGGGATCCCAAGATCCTGTTGAGGTATTACCTTCAGATTCCAACACAGATTTTAGAATGCCATTTCTGATGAAAAGCATCCTCCACACTGGCAAGGAAGTTGTACCTACCTCTCAAGGATATCATAGAGTAGCTAATTACACCTAGTATTAATGAGCCAGCATCAGGAAGAAGTGCTCACAGATCCAACAGATTGTAGAACAGACACAATACTGAAATGAATGTGCAGAGCAGCTGCACTGGAAATCAAGGCTGCAGCTGTCCGTTCCATCATCGCCTGGGCTTTGGATACGGACAGACGACTTCCTCCCATGGGTGCTAACAGAAGGCATATCCCTAAGAGAAGGCATGAACGAATTACCCAGAACAGCAGAACCTATACGAGGCATATCTAAGGACTCCTTACAGTTTGCAGCCAGGTCCATGGTTTATGGAGTGCTGGCACAGAAGTGCTTGTGGTTCAAGAATTGAGAAATGGGCTACCAGTTAAAAGCCTACCTCGCAGATAAGGGATTTGGGGGAAGCATGCTGATTCAGTCCTTGTAGAAAACAAGGATAAAATGTAATTCTTGTGTTACTTCCAGAAGAGGTGGTGagaagatataaaagaaaataatatcctTTTGGTCCAAAGACTGCACTCCAATCTTTTTGTGAGGCAGGAAGCAGAGAGGAAAATAACTACTAAAGTTCTCAGGCCTGCCAACACAGATATACGACTAACAGGCAAGAACCAAGGAAAATGCCCCTCAAATTGTTAATACCACCttactgggggagggggcactGCACAAATGTTGGCATACTTGGAAACCACATACAAGGATAGATGGGTTTTACAAACTATTGTTGGGATATGTGCTAGAATtcacaaaaaaatgaaaagacaggTTCCTGCCACCTTCCATCTCCAAAAACAGAAGCAGCTCAGAATGAAGGAAATAACTCACTCATTGGACATTGGTTCCATAGAGCGTGTTCCTGTACATGAGAGTTCTTCCAGcatgtttttcattctgtttacAGCGCTTACACTCATACCTTTGCAATATATTCCTCATCAGGGAATTACCATCAACATAGGGGAAGGGAAACTATTCCTCTCTCATGTATACACCTTGTGAGGAAGACCTTAACATGCAGGAGGCCAACCCTCATGATCCTGGCAAGATAGAAAAGATGATTGTTGCAGCTCTGGATTCAATAGCGTGGACTTGTTTCTATCTCAGACCACTCTGGTGGCTCCTACTTCATAAGATACGAAGTCAAGAAGATCAACTGTTGCATTAGTGGCTAATCCCAGCCAATCTGGTGCAAGGAATACCAGTCAGCCAGTCAAACGTGCTGCAGGAATTGTAGTCCCATCATAAGCTGACAGCTGGAGTTGAGGGTAATACGACTGGCTCTGAAAGCCCTTTTACATCAGGTTAGTGGGTGGCACCTATTGGTGCAAATACATAATGTAACAAGCAGAGTTTGTATAAACAATCTGGGCAGAACCATATCAAGGGGCCTGTACAAAAAGCCATAGAACTGATGACATGTGAATAAATGCTTATTCATATCAACAGAGAACATAAAGGGATAGCTGAATACCACGGTTAATAGCAAAATGATCAGCACTTGTCTCAGGACAAATGGGTATAGCCATAGATTGTTCACAAGATTGCAAAAATGGGGATTTTCCTTTGATCAACCTATCTGCAATAGCAGACAACCACCAGCTGAGGTGATCCTTTTCAAGACCACAGAACAAAGGGGAATGATGCCCTGGTGGCACCATAGCTGGCTCTATACATTCCCTTTGACACCAGTGCTATCCAGAACAGTAAACAAAGTGAAAATATTCAAGGTATGGGTGATTTTAATCATTCCATTCTGTCCTAGCAGTCCATGGCTCTCTGCCCTGATAAAGATGAGTGAGGACCCCTTGTGGCATCTGAAATGCTCAAACATCTTGTCTTAAGGTACAATTCTTTACTGGAGCCAGACAGGTTACAACTTTGAGCCTGGAACTTGAACAGGGACCTTTTTTGTATTCTGGCCCTCTTAAGTTACAACTTTGAGACGGGGAAATCAAATGGGAACATCTCTGTTCTGTGCCTGCCAGTGGAAACCGTCTTGGCCTTTTGGAGCCCAACCACCACTGATCTATCATCTGATTTGGTGTGCCtttgaatatatgaaaaaaaaagcaggtaCCTGTGGCACCAGCAACAAAGGATCTGCAACTATTGGGATTCCTTTAAGTGGGCCTGGATAGAGTTCTAGCAACTAACAGATTACATAGATAGTAGTTTTAGACTCAGTCCTTCTAGACAGGTGAGAGGCatctttatctgaccattcctcaAAGCTATAGCCTCCTCTCACCCCAGTCCCTTCATGGAACTTGGCACTGAATTTTCAGACTCTAATGGCTGCTCACTTTGAATCCATTAGGCAGTCCCCTATTAGCATGCTACAATTCCCTATTAACATACGGTGCCTCTTTGATAGGACTAGTGTGGCTAGAAAGGTCAGGAACTAAAGGTCTTTTCAGTTTTAAATCTGTGTATCTTTCATTATGACATAGTGATGCTAAGACCAGATCCCTGCTTTATGCCCGAGGTCAATTCCAAATTCTACCAAGCACAAAACtatggtcccacaagtaaccaggccccatgccatgcagggctttaaaggtgataaccagcactttgaattacacctggcagcatactggaagccagtgcagcttgcgctgCAACAGTGTTGCAGAAGTGAACTTTGGAGCACCAAAATTgtgtgtgctgctgcattctgtgccagttgaagcttccaagtattgttcaagggcagctccgtgtacagcatgttgcaataaCTCAACTGGGAAGTGACTACGGAATGAGTGACAGCGAGCAGATACGTGATATAATGCGATAGATTATTCATActcatttaacttttttttaattttgacgTAAAAAAGTAAGTACCATGTAGTATACATTGGTGTGAGAGTATTGTATCATGATGTAATCAGGGCACTCACATTGAAATCGCATACTGTAGGCAAAAGTGTGTTCTTCTAGAGAGGGTTCTTTTCAAAATAGGAGCAATATGCCGCCCTGATCTGACAAGCTCTCTTGGTAAGTCCAGCTTCTGACAGTGGCACCCTTGGCCTGGCTGAAGCATTCTGGGTATCAGCAGCTGTAGGACCTTCCAATGGTTCTAGCAACTCATCACCTTTGATCTCACAAATATTATGTAGGATGCAGCACGTAGCTATGACCACAGGAATGAGCTTCTCTCTCACATCTAGCCTCATTTGCAAACATCTCCAGCGAGCTCTCAAGACCCCAAAAGCTCTCTCCACACACATTCGGCATTTGGCGAGCCTATCATTGAACTTTTCTTGGGCCCCCGTTTTTGGTGCCGGATATGGCTTCATTAGCCAGGGGCGAAGTGGGTATGCATGATCTCCAATGACAACAGGAGTCATTGAAACCCCTTCTAGCACTGTTGGAGTTTGTGGGCCAAATGCACCGTCATCCATGCTGTTGAAAAAAGGAGAATTATGCAAGATGCGGGAATCATGGGATCTCTCTGGAAACCCAACATAAATATCAGTAAAACGAGATTTACTATCCACCAGAGCCTGCAACACCATCGAATAGAAGCCTTTGCAATTAATGTAGGAGTCAGCAGAGAAGGGAGGGCAGAGAATGGAGATGTGTATTGCATCAATCGCACCAAGGCAGTTGGGAAAGCCCATGTCCTTGAAGCCTTCCATAATATCTTGTGGATCTCCCAGCATAATTGTTTGGGCCAGGAGTCTACTATTTATTTCCTCACAGACCTCTTCAAATATTgagcatgctgatgatattccCACCCCAAAGAGCTCTGAGACAGTCTTGTAACTGTCATGATGTGCCAGTTTCCAAATGGTCATGGCCACCCTTTTTTCAACAGGAATGTGTGACCTCATGCCAGTGTCTCGACGCTGTAGTGCAGGACGCAGTTCCTCAGCAATATACATCAGTGTAGAGCGTGACATTCTGAATAAAGAAATCCAACACTTATCATCCTGTTCTGAAGAAATCATTCGCTCCCACCATTCGCTACATCTCGGAAGCATCCAGTGTGATCGCTCAGAGAGGGCCATCAGCTCATGCTCATAGTGCAGTGCAGGTGAAGATGAGTATACCATAGTAACTACAGAGACTATGGCATTGCGATGAAGCCGTAGCAAGGCTCTCTTACGACGAACGCTAGCTGAGAGGATGCGCCTCAGCACTGCGGTTGATCGGCGGAAGCGCCTCCGCTGAAGAATCCTTGCTATTGCAAATATCACCGTGCGCCTGTTCAGCATCCATTGTTGCACTAGTAATTGAGAAGTCTGAACACAGGCAGCCACAAGAGCCAAGCACTCTTGCTCCATTTATCCAGCCAGTTTTAACAGTAACAGCAGGTTCAGGAGGAAATGGTGTCAGTGTGCTGTGATTAAAAGACCTTTCCCCCTGGTCAAGGCAGAGATGACATCACCAATCAGGGATCACTCATAAGCAGTCCGTGCACCTCACCTGGATAGGCACTGTTGAATTTAAGGGTAACACATTGTAATTGGGTCTCGTTCACTAAAAGAGTCATATTTATAATCCAATTATgaaggtctttttaaaaatacactaatCAAAAAAGTGGTTTCACCAGGTGCAGCTGTTACCTATTCTccatttaaaaatagtttaaactTTCAGAGAGCCCCATATGGCTTTTCCACAAATATTTCCCTTTTCTACGAAGATTCTTTCAGCTGGCCAACACTCAGTCATACGCTCAGTCAAACATACAATATTCTCCACACCAGCCATGACTGAGCTAGCATGACTGAATCCATGACATCTGACAAACAGCTGCAATGATATAGCCTTTCTGCAGGTTCTGGGCCTGCCAAGCCCAATAAGAAGAAGACACTCTGTACATGCTCAGACACTCATTGCCGATCCAGATTAATGTCAACATGTTCCAGATAAATATTGGCAAACTCTAGCTCACCATTTTCAGAAGCTCTGTCCATTATATATCTGTTATTCCaccaaaaagcattaaatatGAACCACGGCTGcagctgaatttttttaaaaaatcctcttttCTCTGAAATGAGCAATATACTTAAGTATTCTTAGTAGCTAACATTTATGGAATTGAAGTAGTTTTAGAGACCTACTGACCAAATAACTTAAGTTAATTTACATCTTTCCTTTGTccctaataataaaaaagataaaaatagcaTTTGGAAT includes:
- the TMEM219 gene encoding insulin-like growth factor-binding protein 3 receptor isoform X1; this encodes MEQECLALVAACVQTSQLLVQQWMLNRRTVIFAIARILQRRRFRRSTAVLRRILSASVRRKRALLRLHRNAIVSVVTMVYSSSPALHYEHELMALSERSHWMLPRCSEWWERMISSEQDDKCWISLFRMSRSTLMYIAEELRPALQRRDTGMRSHIPVEKRVAMTIWKLAHHDSYKTVSELFGVGISSACSIFEEVCEEINSRLLAQTIMLGDPQDIMEGFKDMGFPNCLGAIDAIHISILCPPFSADSYINCKGFYSMVLQALVDSKSRFTDIYVGFPERSHDSRILHNSPFFNSMDDGAFGPQTPTVLEGVSMTPVVIGDHAYPLRPWLMKPYPAPKTGAQEKFNDRLAKCRMCVERAFGVLRARWRCLQMRLDVREKLIPVVIATCCILHNICEIKGDELLEPLEGPTAADTQNASARPRVPLSEAGLTKRACQIRAAYCSYFEKNPL